taaCTAGCATAAAATTACccataaaagtattttaaaaatcacataaaaaataagctcTTCAAAGATCTAAGAAATATAGAGATTACAAGGTAGATAATTGGCTCGCACTATGTTGCTAGTCAAACCAAAATTTATTCAATGTGAAAGCATAATATTCAAGCCACGAGAAACTTTTTAACATTGTCATTAAACCCAACCCATTTGATCAACTTTGAAACTTTTTGACTCGAGTAGTCCTTTCCTAACCCGAATAATACActtaatcttcaaatataaatcaattaattgttgaattaataataaattaaatttttttaattcaattttgattttgattataatttatatttaagctAACATATTAGAAACCTAATGATTTTCACACAATAAGAACCATTGGTTAGAGATTAAAATAcgatgattaatcaagtgtgacttgattaaagataagttttagaaattaaaaaattgaatataattaatttaaagattacaattctagacctataaaaaatcaagtagggagttaatttttttttcctatgtaAATAGAAtagttttctagtttatttgttatatttaatattatttattctaaataaatgATTGTAATGATGTTTTCATAAGTGATAcatgaatgaataaaattaagtattttaagaGTTTTCTCATGGTTGTGGTGTTCTTGGTCTTTGAAAGTTTTGTCTATTAACAAACTTGTTATCATTCACTCTCGTGTATATAAGATACCCATCCTGATCAAAAGGCTACCTCCTATGTTCTCACATttgaaacaagttttgaaagttgGTCATGAATTCATGATCACTCTCCATATTATCCCTCAAGTTCTTCACCTCTGTTAACTGACAGgtgaattctaaaatttatacatGTCTTTTATGACCAACTCCTAAACATCTCCTCTCTAATGGGGGAATCTCATCATCCTCTCCTACATGCGCATGTCTTGTTCTATGAACTCTTCCAGCCATTGTTATTTAAGAGCATATAAAAACTAACCATTAGAAATGATTAGGTTTTGATACCAACTAATATAAATGAAAGCAACATAAGAAAGATAACAAGTATAAACGACACAGAATTGTCTTGAATATGGTAACCacataaaaattctaattcaaaattttattaccaAATATTTCTCTTTAAATTATCTACCAAAATATTAGTTAAACAACATTATTTATATTAGCCTTAGTTTTATcttgaagaaggaaaaaaattctaataaataattatatagttaTTCTAGGAATTCATaatctaaataagaaaaaaaaaaattaccaagcacaatattttatttcctaaactaaatagaataaaaataacttaggaaataaataatttcttttaaaaatcctCTTGCATCATTGCATGATGGTGGCTTTCTTAAGGTTCAATTATGgaaagattttctttttgaagAATCCAAGGTTTGGGATGCTTTATACTCAAAGATTCCTTATACCTCATGAAATCCTTTTATCTTGAAAAGTGCCTGCAAACTCGGAGAATTCCACTCAAAAACCTAAGTTTCTATGATAATCATCCTGAACACAAGGTCATCTTCTTCGATATCGCTCATGATATGGGTTCTCAAAACTAAATATAGAGTTACAATCATCTATCTCATGATCTTTCAAATCTTGAACTGTAAATTATGGTTTAAACTTGTGACTTGCCTTTGTAGATccttaattattagtttttgaaCATCATGTTCTAAGATCAGAACCTCCTTATCTAGAAAACATCATTCTTTATCATGAACATGTCTTGCTTTGTAACCTTCAATCATGGTAATCAATGAGCTCAACCAATAAGGTTTGCATTTTAATACTAATTGACACAACTTAAACTCTAtaactgaaattaaaaggaaaatgatgagagggatgaaataaaaagttCTTGAGAAAATCCCTTGATGTTATAGGTATTGttttaaagaagagaaagagaataatctttttattaaaattatcaaagtccattaaaattcaaactaaacAATCATATTTATACTAGTCTTAGGCCTAAACCCTgatcctcaaaaaaaaaataataattatagagtTAATATAGAATCCAACTAATATTAGAATTCCTAtaccaaataagaaaaaatataacgaagaaaaaaaaattttaacctaaaatcATCAAAGTTATAAAGAATAggctaaaaaaaatacttttaattatttatttttgggtcGGGACTAAAAACTTAGGCTTTCAGGATTTTAACATGTCCCAGCTTATCGAGGCTTTTTGATGAACtcgctaatttaaaaaaaaaataaagataaaaattaattattttgaaaataacggGATCTCGACaagttagaatatatatatatatatatatatatatatatatatatatatattacatttcAAATAGTAAAGTTTGGCATATagtctatttaaaataaaatctaatttctcatcaaaaataaattataagaatgaaACAAACCTTCTTGCAAACCTAAATCACTTATGAAATTAAAGTAAGCAAAATATGCTAAATTCATTACCCAGTTGAAGGCTAGTTTGGGAGAAGAAGGGGTAACCTATTTGAAACCCAAGGATTAGTCAAAGGCTAGTTAGAGAGAAGAAAGGGTAGCCCAACGAAAAACCCAAGGATTAGTGAAACGGTTTAATAGGGTTGATTATTATCGGTTTGGTtcgatttatataaaaaacaataaccaaaccaaattaaaaaaaaaaaaaaaaaaaccggttcaaaccgaccggtttcggtcTGGTTGGTTTTTTGAACAAAAACCggtttgactcagttttttttatttgggtttggttctgttttttcagtttggctcggttttttcggtttaagtTCTGATCGGTTCgggtttttcaatttcaaacttataaaatcaaaatcaaaatcgaaCTGatcagtttttttcaaaattttaatatgttttttttacaattcaatttttttaattaattttttttaaaatttttttttaattttttttttaacctcaaCTACAAGAAGTTTCATAGAGAACTATCAATCTCAAACTTGTTTCGCAAAACATCACGGAACCAAAAAAAACAGGTTCAAACTTCAAAGCCTGGTGTACCAACCAAGAAAATGTCCATGTCCAGGTCAAAGTTTTCATGACTTCAAGAGGGATAAACTAGAAACTAGATATCATGCTCAATAAGCTTCCAAACCTCAAAAgtgtaaataaaatcattaaatttgaaataaataaataacggTACTTATATGGTACGGGAAGGAAATAAAACATGGATGGATTGAAAAATCTAAATTGTTAATCacaagttttttataaaaaaaagaaaaaaatcaataaaagaaagagaataaaaggggGGAATATTCGTATAGGGAGATGGATTAACAAATAATCTTAATCTAgagagtaaataaaaaatatatagtaagaGTAGGGGAATTACAAGTACATTAATTAAGCACCAGCAGTCAGGGAGAGCCGAGAAGGCGGAAAGAGAGAGGCAAGAGGCAAACCCGCCACGCCCCCGCCCCTTGCTACCCTCCAAAGGATCACTCTCACTCATATACCTGCCTCGTCAACTCTTCTTCACATGCATCATCATAGTATAAAAGACATTTCCAGAACCTCAGTAATCACTCTCTTGATCTCTCTGTCTTTCTCGCTCAATTAATCTCATCATCTGCTGCTCATCATGTCTCATTTGGCTGCACTTTCTCAGGTTCCAAAACGCCATACCCTTTGAgatctctgtttcttttttaaacagTTGCCTCATCTTTTGTATTAGAGATtgattgttctttttcttttttattttgtcgcTGCAGGTTTCCTTTGCTGCTCCTGCTGGGAGCGACACCACCCTAAGGAGATCTGCTTTTAAGGTAATTTTAAATCTTGTTTCATGATTATGGAAGCAGATTATTAAAGGCTCTGTTTGGTTTCCTTCAACCTTTCCTCTTAGCAAGATGAGGGCAAATTTTCCGTTTTTTAAATCTGCTGTTTGTATGCTTGTtcatgtccaaaaaaaaaaagaaaaagaaaaagaaatttctgTTCGAGTTGAACATTTTCTTTGATAACTGATGAGGATGGGTCACTTACAAGTTACAGTTATGTTAAACAAGGATTGGATATTTGAAGGGTTATGAATGTGGAAAGAGGTTGATATTCCAAGCTTGTGGATCATGATCTTTATTGCTATTATAGATGGAGAAGAAGAGTATGGTCATCTTTCAAATGCTGGAAAATAGATTGCTGAATAAGACACTTAATGGTGGCTGCATCAGTTCAAACttgataagaaattaaaaaaaaaaaaaggaggggaaaTGACATGAAACTGATTTTGTGCTCTTTAATTTCGAGCTTGCTATTAAGTTGTTCCTGAAGAAGAAATGCTTGCATGTGCTAGTTCATTCATGCATAGGTTACTTAGGGTGTCGACCTGTTTCTCCTCCCCCAAATATGTTTGCAAGTGAAATAATTGTCCTTTTAATCGAGAGAGAACTCTTTTGTTTGAGACAAAGAACATTCCCATGTCTAAACTGAAGGTCAATGATCCAAAGATCAAGCTGAAGTTTCTTTAGCTTATTGAGTACAAGTACAGCTTGCAGCAATCCTGTTATCCCATTTAAACATTGCATTTTGTTAAATGCTTCTGCACTTTGTTAGTAGTTACTGAAGCCCTGCTAGTTACCACAGTCTTCCATTAAGTGAAGTTACCGGTCATTCCATAATGTTTTTGCACATGCAAGCTGCTAAGCTATATGACTGGTTAAAATTAGATCCTAATTTAAGAGATCTTGTACTGGTGATTGACCCAATTTTCTTTGTATCCAATAAGTAATCTCTACATGATGAGGCACTAATCTGATTTGGACAATTATCCCTGTTTAAGCGTTTCAATCTGCTCCAATTTTcattatgtgtttgtgtatgTGTGTACATGTGGCTGCCATCCATTTGCTTTGCATTCATGTAAATGTGTGTGCGCATGCTAATTAGATCTCAAGGAAGTTTCCCATGATTTTGTTGCAGATTCAAAATATAAGCTTTGGTGATAAATCATGGCACCCTGCCTTGTCTTTGGatttgaaatcaagaaatacTGGGTTGAAAAAACGATTGTTGGTATGCATGTCTGTGCAACAAGCCAGTAGATCTAAGGTTGCAGTTTCACCTTTAGAACTTGAAGATGCGAAGGAACCCCCATTGAATACATACAAGCCCAAGGAACCTTACACAGCAACAATTGTCTCTGTAGAGAGGCTTGTCGGCCCAAATGCTCCTGGAGAGACTTGCCATGTAGTGATTGATCATGGTGGTAATGTTCCCTACTGGGAAGGACAGAGTTATGGCGTAATACCCCCTGTAAGTCATGCTATTTATCATGCGACTAGGCCTGCTATCATTATGTATATAGCTTGCATTAAATTGGTGGCTTCTGCCTGTCTttttggtggtggtgatggtttTGGGTGGGGATTGGGCATGTTGAAGATTGCATTGAAGTGCTAGAGCATGCATATGCTGTTCTAGTAAGCATTGTCATCCCAGTCATTTTAGTCTGAGCATGCTGTTAACCTTTAGTTCCAAGTTGATATAGTTGAAATCTAGCAGATCCTGATCTACTCAATCCAGTCTAATTGAAGAGTGGGACTCTAGATTTTGCATTAAAGTCAACATttgttcatctttttttgtGGTACTTTGGTAATAATGCTTCTATATAACTAATGTAATTTGTCTCTTTGCATCATAGGGTGAAAACCCAAAGAAACCAGGGGCCTCTCACAATGTACGTCTATATTCAATAGCATCTACCAGATATGGAGATTCTTTTGATGGCAAGACTGCTAGTTTATGTGTCCGCCGTGCTGTCTATTATGACCCTGAGACTGGAAAGGAGGATCCTTCGAAGAGTGGTGTGTGCAGCAATTTCCTCTGCAACTCAAAGCCTGGAGACAAAGTTCAGATCACTGGTATGGCCCTGCTAATTTGGTGGAAAGACTGAGaaacttgttattttttgttgtatcatttatttatttgtttatttcctTAGTTTTAGCTAACCAAGGATGCTCTGCTTTCGTGTTTTGATGCTTAATTATTgatatattgttattaaacaaCAAAcaattcaagttgttttttgacttgactaaaacaaaatcataatcaATTTAACTGAAATTCCTAAATTATTTCTAGAGTTTAGTTAAAATCTTGCtttaagcacaaaaaaaaaaaccttttgattgTTGACTTTTTACTCAAGGTTGATTGATTCATGAGCTACTTTTAGATTTAAATCAAAGTCTTCTTTTAAACTAATATTATGACACTGCTATCAAATATACCATTCAATTCAAAAGCATATGgcttaaagtaatttttttttcatgactttGAGCAATCTATAACCCATGTCAAACAATCTCTTAGTCTCCAAATTGCTGGTAAAACACATGAAATGTTGTTAGGATTGTCTCGGGTGCTTCTTGGAATGGGCTAGTGGATATAATTTGCATCACATGATGATTTATTAGCCATTAACTGTCCTAGAATATCTTTGGCAGGACCTTCTGGCAAGATAATGCTTTTACCTGAGGATGACCCAAATGCCACCCACATAATGATTGCTACTGGCACTGGCGTAGCTCCATTTAGAGGTTATCTCCGGCGAATGTTCATGGAGGATGTCCCAAAATACAAGTTTGGTGGTCTTGCGTGGCTTTTCCTTGGGGTGGCCAACAATGACAGTCTCCTCTACGATGAGGAATTTGCCAAATATCTTCAGGATAACCCAGACCATTTCCGGTATGACAAGGCACTCAGTAGAGAACAAAAGAACAAGAGTGGAGGCAAGATGTACGTGCAGGATAAGATTGAGGAATACAGTGATGAGATCTTCAAACTCTTGGATGATGGAGCACACATCTATTTCTGTGGACTCAAAGGAATGATGCCTGGGATCCAAGATACGCTGAAGAAAGTTGCGGAACAGAGAGGAGAGAAGTGGGATGAAAAGCTCTCACAgcttaaaaagaagaaacaatggCATGTTGAAGTGTACTGATATTGCATCTTTATGAGCTTCGAGACAGCAGCAGCAGTGTGGTCCTGTTAGGTAATGTGGCATTTTTCTGTTGTTGGTCAGCATCACATGAACTTGATTAGCTGAAACCATTCATCTGTGCTGTTAAATAATCAAATGgattaaaacaaattagaaaccTTTTGGTATTGATAAATGATTCTTGTATCCTCTCAACCCAAGTTGTCTTTTGCTGTGTCAAGTATCAACCGTGGAGGTGAAGTCTGTCGCTTGTAGTGGCTGAAAGGGCAGCATCTGTCATAAACTCATAACGATTATATAAAGGCACTGGCTTGGTTTGGAATCCAAGGACTCTCTGGTGTTCCGGCCCATATGGAGGCTTCTCTTTTTCAAgcattttacttttgttttacCATTGACCTTCCTTCCTCGCccaaaaaaatgtgttttaagtattaaagtacttttttttaatttttatttgaaaatgtatctttgattgttttttaaaatatattttatttagaaatgtattaaaataatattttttattttatttttaataccagcatattaaaataatttaaaaatattaaaaaatatattaatttaaaatgaagaaaaaaaaatatataaataggatCTAAACTTGGGTTATagagaaatataattttatttttttttgtttttaaggataATTAATAGAGGAAAGAGTTGATGGTTgcttgtgattgttttttttttttaaaataatttaaaattaaaattaaattttttaaaaaatactgataaaatataaaaacaaataacccTAAATTTATAAATGTCTGTGTTCATCAAAGCCATCACTCAAATCCATCTAGTACCTAAGCCCAACAAACACTTTGCTTCCCTTTTatcgtttttttgttttctttttggaaattaTTGGGAAGTAAGGTGGGAGATAGTGACATTAATGCTTATTGTTtttggaaaggaaaggaaaagggatAATTACGGATGGAAGGTGGAATAGAGTTCTCCCCGTCTGGTTGGTTGATGTAACCCATTCCTTCCTCCATCCTCATATTGTTCAATCCGAGCAAGCGGTAGAATCAGAAGATAAATCCCTAGTTGGGGGCGGGTAGGTTGgataaaattcagttttttttttttttttaaaattaagatgttaatttttattttgattgtttaaatacttttatataatttatgttatttaataatatttgtttatttgttatcCTTGATTTGGATAATATATAGCAAGATCAAGATAATattctctatataaaataacttaatcatCTTAAGTATAAAGATCTTTTACATAACAATCATATAAGCCTTTTTATGGGTGCAAGTGATCTCTCTATATGTAATTTTCATGTTGGTCAGTTCAACGTGCATATTATCTGACAAGTATTTACATATTAGTTCTAGACATCTCTTATACTTCAACTTATAAGaacaattaattcttttcataaaaaaaaaatatataatatgtgTCAGTATCAACAGCTTGAATTAATATCCAATGTTAATAAAGCATTAactagaaatatttaaaaacaataatttaatacaatagaaatctcataattataattttataattttctttacaaaatatttttgttccaaaaattttatttttattctagattcattaatcaaatatttcataaatattaaaaatgaataagcttttattaaaaattaaatatttttacataaataaagtCAATGTCATGTGTAACCAATTGATTGGCTATAAAACATATACACTAACATAATggcatttatattaatttatccCATGTTAgagatttacttttttttttaatctttatattagGTTCAagtataacatattcaatatACATCTTATATTAAATTCCATGATATGAAATTCCAATTGATTTAGTTATATATCCTGAGCATTTCAAGCCTCGAAAGGTTGATTTTGGATaaattgtgaaattttaaaacaaaatgcttattattttgtataatatttagACTATTTGGAcactattaatttgattttaagtttttttctagtttgaaaTTATGTGGTTATTTGTGTTGAATTGCGAGAATACTTTTTGGATTGATATTGCTTTTTTGAACATTATATTAGTGCAAGagttttgtttgaatttattttaatttatttgaattgacatgaaatttaaaaaaaagtaggtgaaattaataaaatttgtgTGGATGGTTgatgttttttggttttaagttgatgaatgataatttgttttgaattgatatcatggttaaaataacattgataaaaacatgttatttgtgTCTTACTAAACACGGTCTTCGtccaatttttaataaatttttaatttttaaaaaattattttgcaattaattttgaatttcccATTTTTTTGTACCCtcacatatttaatatttggatttagtaaccaatttattaaagtcatgagaacttaatctataatttaaaaataacaaaaaaaattattttgttagtttCAATATCAAGGATTACAAACTTATATGCAAGATGtattctcaatattaaaaaaaatatataatttttttactctagAGTGACCAGgctttaactaaataaaataacaatttcttTATCGATaatgacttttcttaaaccttagatatactaacaattaaaaaacacaacaatatcTTGGTTTATATCAGACAAATAAACAATGCAGTGTACATTAGATAATGTGtatgtgtgtttggtattgcggtagcttttgtggttgtggtttgaaaaaagttgttttataaaaaatacttttagttaaggttggtttgaaaaaataggtgtttagttaaaattgtggttgaagaaaaagtagtttaatgtgtttggttaaaaaaaataattttcaaattgaggttataaaataattaaaaaatatatattaatattgataatttttaatttaaatattgtaaatttaactactgttattacatcataaaataaataatattgatatcaaatattttttattattttattaaactatgtgcaatgttatcacatacgaaatctatccaacaaggactatatttttcatggtttcttaagcgcgcaacaacaaaaactgaatcttttgttacgtcatcaagtgatctccttctaattttttgaatagaacacaattaaaataaaaataaaaataaaaactgatttttttttactgggccggacccggcaataacataattggaattgcgatcaaatttcacaaatgctacatcattatgcgatatccttctaattcatatagtgttattaaataatattaagtactagtttttcgagtaaaacacaatttttttttaaaaaaaaatcaacaatttcattatgtacaaaattcattcgacaataactacagttatcatgatttatcctgcgtgcaataaaattaactaaaatattagcagaaataaaattaagattacagtacgaacaaattaaatttaccttaaactaatttttaaaaaaacaaaaaaaaaatattgttcacgttcacgtgaacaatacgagtgcaattaattaactgtactagtttttcaaaaaaaaataaactttgcgcactggtttttcaaaaaaaaaaaaaaactattcacgtgaacagtgcgcaGTGGAGCATGACtccactgttcaatgaacaggtTGGTTTGTCAGCATGAGAAGTAGCAAAATGTTGCTTCTCAAAACCTGCGGTTCAGCCTTAAATATTAGTGGGCCCTACAACAAAAcaaacttctttttctttaaccaaacactgggtagtgtggctgcgggtgaacctcacgcGCAGCCACACTACCAAATAGCCACtaagaatgatatttttttctctatacacAACTAGTCTTCTTATATAGGTCTTAAaactagttagggtttttaattattaaaatactaaatgacgattgattttttttttcttctaaaatcaaacaaaaattctttatttttttttctatttccaaAGAAATCCCAATATGAAAGAACGATTATCGCACATGTTCGACATTGATAATTCATACACATTCATTTATttgtgttagattttttttatccaagccGTCAAGCCTTGTAAATTGATTAGTTATatcctaaattaatttttgatatatttgagaaatattaatacatattatAAGCTAGTATTTAATTACTatctcataataaaaaaataaaaataaaaaaacaaatgaaacatatttcattatattttcttgtttaataatataaaaattcacatgaaaactattttaaaaataaattaatattttatttttttatttatattttttaactaaataattttctatatttattgttgtattttaaaatacaaaccaaaacgTAACTTGGAAAAACTGATTATTGGAAATACCCCCTCATTATTGGAAAAACTGATGATAACAAAGTACTGGATACAAACACGTGGAAGATTCTGACGTGCTTATTAGGTGACAAGTTATGTATAATTCATTTTAACAGTGCTTAATTACTCGGTCTAAACAGTTggctaaaaattattattttttatattttaactgttttcaattattaacattaaaaataaattctaaaaaagtaataaaaaatattattttaatatattttaaaataaaaatcactctaAAACAACTCTGCAACTCTCTCATTCAACTCTTATATTGTGTTTTAAgcaattaaacaattaaatctTATTACTCTCATCAATActaaaaattgaatcaaatttcAGATTTCTGTCATTCAATATATTTGTATATAGATCATTCCAATTCTTTCTCTCTGACTCTAATTTCCAATTCCAGTTTTACTTAAAACttgaattagaaaaagaaaaacattctgTACAAGGAGCAGTTGCACAGATTTTCCGAGTCATAAACATTCTCTACGGTACTATCCATCCTTTTCGCAAGGTTAgaccttcttcttcatcttcttatACTTACCATCTGTTTGTTTCTCTAGTAAATCGTGGAATCTCGC
This genomic interval from Populus alba chromosome 1, ASM523922v2, whole genome shotgun sequence contains the following:
- the LOC118056848 gene encoding ferredoxin--NADP reductase, root isozyme, chloroplastic, whose product is MSHLAALSQVSFAAPAGSDTTLRRSAFKIQNISFGDKSWHPALSLDLKSRNTGLKKRLLVCMSVQQASRSKVAVSPLELEDAKEPPLNTYKPKEPYTATIVSVERLVGPNAPGETCHVVIDHGGNVPYWEGQSYGVIPPGENPKKPGASHNVRLYSIASTRYGDSFDGKTASLCVRRAVYYDPETGKEDPSKSGVCSNFLCNSKPGDKVQITGPSGKIMLLPEDDPNATHIMIATGTGVAPFRGYLRRMFMEDVPKYKFGGLAWLFLGVANNDSLLYDEEFAKYLQDNPDHFRYDKALSREQKNKSGGKMYVQDKIEEYSDEIFKLLDDGAHIYFCGLKGMMPGIQDTLKKVAEQRGEKWDEKLSQLKKKKQWHVEVY